CCCCGACATCAACGCGATACACAGTATAATCTCGGCTCACCTGCCGGTGAGAGGCGAGGCCGAGAAGCTACTAAGAGACGAGAAGTGGATAGAAAAACTGAAGAATCTAGAGCTAGACCTGGCACCAGAAGTCAAAGAGGCAATACGAGATATCGTCGCTAAGACCGTCAATCCGATAAACATCGAGTTCCTGGCTGAGGCCTCCAAGATGCTAGCCTACACGCACCTAACACCCAAGCACCCGCTATACGGCAAACTAGCTCAGATATTCGCGGATGCTGTTGATAAGGTGCTGCGTGGCGAGCTAACACCCGACAAGGCGATAGAGTATATCAAGCAGAAGATACAGGCAGACCCAGAGCTAGCGAAGTCTGTTGTCATTCGCGGCGAGATACCCAAGGATTGGCAATTCCCATGAGGGGTGGATACACGTGAACGGAAAGAGATCCGCACTCATCTTTTTCCTCGGCCCTGCATTAGCTCTCATCCTTGTGTTCTACATAGTACCTCTTGTGCTCACCGTGTATGTGTCTTTCACGAACCTTAGCAACTGGAACCTCATGAGCATGAAGGTCTTGGATGACCCATTGTACAACTATGAGAGGCTCCTGCATATGTTCCAATATGATCCAGATTTCCGCAAAGTAGTCTATACAACGATAGTGTTCACGCTGGTCACGCTAGTGCTTAATGTGGGCGGTGGGTTACTTCTAGCGCTGATAGCGTACCTCATGGAAGAGAGACTTTCAACAACTTTCCGCGCTCTTTGGCTACTACCCAGAATGACGCCTGTTGCGGTATACGCGCTTCTATGGTACTACTTCTTCTCCGGCTCGGCGTTCGGCACCCTGAACGCCTTCCTAAGAGCAATGGGGCTAGTAGAGGAGCCCATAGGTTGGGGTACAAGCCTTGACATGCTGCCATGGGGCGCGTGGCTAATCATAATATACGTGAACATGCTTGTCGGTGTGAGCTTCGGGATGATAGTATTCTACTCGGCATTACGTAACATACCTTGGGAGCATGTAGTAGCGGCCCGCGTCGACGGGGCTTCAACGCTACAACTCTTGCGCTATATACTCATTCCATCTATCCGTTGGCACCTGGTCTTCGTCACTGTCTGGCAGCTTCTCTCCCTGCTGACCACATACGCGCATATCTTCCTACTTGTTGAGTGGGGGGCTGTTGATAGATGGTGGGCGAGTACATGGTCCCTCTACGTCTTCATGCAAGCTTTCTACTCGGGTCCCGGTGTTCGAACAGAGCAGGGTCTTGCGGCTGCAGCAGCCTCAATACTCGTGATAATAGGTGCGGGGCTTGGGCTACTCTCACTACGTCTGCTAGGCTTTCGCAAGATGATGCAGCCCCCGAGGGGTGAGGTGTAACTGGGCATGCGGCTGCGGTTCACGCTGTTTCGTACACGTGGGGCTAGAGGCGTTACAGGTGAAGCTAGACCACGTGATGTCGAGACACTCCCTAGGAGAAACCTTACACTAGCCTTGGCGCTCGGCGCCGGGCTCGCCAGTATACCATTGGTAGCAGTCTACGTGTTGCTTGTGCTTACGAGTTTCTCAGATACTGTGGTCACGGGCGTTGAGATCCTTGAGGGCAGGCTACCCAAGTTTACGTTACGATACTGGGAGGCGTTGCTACAAGGACGACTAAGTGCGATAGTGATGATGCCAGTGACTATCGACGTACCAGCAACCATAGTGAACACGTTGATTATAGCGCTTGGTGTATCACTCGTAACGACTCTTGCAAGTACAATGGCGGGTTATGCGTTCTCGCGTATGAAGTTCGCTGGCCGAGAGAAACTCATGGAGTTCATCATATTGTTGCACGCGTTCCCAGGTGTGGCACTGCTAATAGGTGTGTTCTTCGTCTACGTGTGGATGTTAAGAACGCTGTTTGTGAATGCCCCCTACGAGAGTAGGGTTGCGTTTGTATTCGCTTATACCATACTGGCTAGAGCATCGCTAGAGATACCGATGAGCATCTGGCTCATGAAGGGCTTCTTTGATAGGATACCATGGGAAGTTGAGTGGTCGGCGCTCGTGGACGGCGCATCAAGGATACGTACATGGTGGAAGGTTATACTGCCGCAGGTTAAACCTGGAATAGCAGCCCTCGCGATATTCTCGTTCCTAGCTGGTTGGGAAGACTTCATCTACGTCTACGTGTTCTTATATCAGGGTACAGGTGGCGCAATGCATACGCTAGCAACTATGATAGAGCAGCTCACGGCCAATCTGGAGACGGCTGAGTTACCCCTAGCGGCGGCGGCGGGCGTCCTCTACTTGCTACCAACGATACTGTTCTTCCTTGTAACGCAAAAACTGCTTCTCGAGACTTATGGTGGCGGTGTAAAGGGCTAACCAGACAGCTTTTACCATCCGCCTCGCGAGGATACACTCGCGGGGCTACATTCTAACCAAATTGTGGATGAAGGGTGATTACATGGTTGAGGTTCGACTAGTCGAGGTATCGAAGCGTTTTGGCAGCGTGGAAGCATTGAAAAATGTGACATTAACGTTCGAGGATGGTGCTTTCACAGCCCTGCTTGGGCCCAGCGGCTCGGGCAAAACAACACTCCTATACATCATAGCCGGTATATACAAGCCCACAAGCGGCAAGGTGTATTTCGGCGAACGTGATGTCACCAACCTACCGCCGAACAAGAGGAACATCGGTCTAGTCTTCCAAAACTACGCTCTATACCCTCACATGACAGTCTACGAGAACATAGCATTTCCTCTTCGCCTTAGAAAGTTGCCACCAAGCAAGATAGATGAGAAGGTTCGAGAAGTTGCAAAACTGTTGCATATAGAAGAACTCCTAGATAGGTATCCTTCGCAGTTATCAGGCGGCCAGCAACAGAGGGTTGCAATGGCACGCGCATTGGTAAAAGAGCCAGACGTGCTTCTACTCGACGAGCCGCTATCCAACCTAGACGCGCTGCTCAGGGTGAAAATACGTGCCGAGCTGAAGCGGTTGCAAAAGGATCTTGGCATAACAACGATATACGTTACACACGATCAGGCAGAGGCGCTTGCAATGGCTGATACAGTCGTTGTCATTGACCGTGGTGTCGTGCAGCAAATAGGAAGCCCTGACGAGATATACAACAACCCGCGTAATCTATTCGTAGCCACATTCATAGGCTCGCCGCCAGCCAACATAATCACCGCCAAGGTCGTGAAACGTGGCAAGGAAGTGTGTGCGGCAGTTGGTAATACGCTGATATGCCCGGATTACAAGATAGGCGTTAGAATGGCTAACCTAGAGGAGGTAGTCATAGCGTTTAGACCCGAGCATGCAGAGATATCAGAGGCTCCGCTTGAAGGTATGGTTAGCTTTGAGGCAGAGGTGTATGCTGTTGAAACTCTAGGCAGGGAGAATATAGTAACGCTCGTTGTCGGCGCTACTCCAGTAAAGGTTGTCACTAAACCTGATGTGAGACCGCAACTAGGCTCCAGAGTGTATATCAACGTGCCAATAGATAAGTTGAAGTACTTTGACCCGGAGACGGAGCTAAACCTCGAGTATATAGAGGTTGTGAATAGAAGCTAGCTCGTGTGTTTCATAAGGCTCCGCTCCTCTTGCTTGTTACCGGGCCATGAGGAGCTTTTCGGGGAGAGGGA
The Pyrolobus fumarii 1A DNA segment above includes these coding regions:
- a CDS encoding carbohydrate ABC transporter permease, yielding MNGKRSALIFFLGPALALILVFYIVPLVLTVYVSFTNLSNWNLMSMKVLDDPLYNYERLLHMFQYDPDFRKVVYTTIVFTLVTLVLNVGGGLLLALIAYLMEERLSTTFRALWLLPRMTPVAVYALLWYYFFSGSAFGTLNAFLRAMGLVEEPIGWGTSLDMLPWGAWLIIIYVNMLVGVSFGMIVFYSALRNIPWEHVVAARVDGASTLQLLRYILIPSIRWHLVFVTVWQLLSLLTTYAHIFLLVEWGAVDRWWASTWSLYVFMQAFYSGPGVRTEQGLAAAAASILVIIGAGLGLLSLRLLGFRKMMQPPRGEV
- a CDS encoding carbohydrate ABC transporter permease; translation: MRLRFTLFRTRGARGVTGEARPRDVETLPRRNLTLALALGAGLASIPLVAVYVLLVLTSFSDTVVTGVEILEGRLPKFTLRYWEALLQGRLSAIVMMPVTIDVPATIVNTLIIALGVSLVTTLASTMAGYAFSRMKFAGREKLMEFIILLHAFPGVALLIGVFFVYVWMLRTLFVNAPYESRVAFVFAYTILARASLEIPMSIWLMKGFFDRIPWEVEWSALVDGASRIRTWWKVILPQVKPGIAALAIFSFLAGWEDFIYVYVFLYQGTGGAMHTLATMIEQLTANLETAELPLAAAAGVLYLLPTILFFLVTQKLLLETYGGGVKG
- a CDS encoding ABC transporter ATP-binding protein, translating into MVEVRLVEVSKRFGSVEALKNVTLTFEDGAFTALLGPSGSGKTTLLYIIAGIYKPTSGKVYFGERDVTNLPPNKRNIGLVFQNYALYPHMTVYENIAFPLRLRKLPPSKIDEKVREVAKLLHIEELLDRYPSQLSGGQQQRVAMARALVKEPDVLLLDEPLSNLDALLRVKIRAELKRLQKDLGITTIYVTHDQAEALAMADTVVVIDRGVVQQIGSPDEIYNNPRNLFVATFIGSPPANIITAKVVKRGKEVCAAVGNTLICPDYKIGVRMANLEEVVIAFRPEHAEISEAPLEGMVSFEAEVYAVETLGRENIVTLVVGATPVKVVTKPDVRPQLGSRVYINVPIDKLKYFDPETELNLEYIEVVNRS